From the Argentina anserina chromosome 3, drPotAnse1.1, whole genome shotgun sequence genome, the window CAGAAGCTATGAAACACCAAGGCTGATCAAGACATCGATCACAATTGGTCACCAAGATTTTGTTTCAGTATTTCGACTGATATTTAGGAAATAAGACTGCATATAATCTGATCCTGGTACTATAACAGTAGTCGACTACCAATTTCCCATTCTTCTTGAGCTACATGCATCTGATCACTTGAACATTCAAAGATGCTTCTCTCCTACAGCCACAAGGAGGTAACACTTCTACTGCCGGCAGAAGAAATTCCCCAATAGTAAAGTAACTTTCTGCACAACCTTGTTGCTGTTCAGAAACTGAAATATAATAGCTTTTAACCATTGGTTTATGAGCACAAAACGTTACTCTCACTCAAGATATGCAACACTTATATCTGAGAAAAGAACAGCAGCAAGATAACTTGGAAAACAAAAGAGAGCGATAAAGCGGCAGGAAGATGCAGTTCTATTGTTATGTACATATTACAACTGATTAGGAAACGTTATGTGGCCAATTTATTTACAGAGTCAACCAAAGATGAAAACCAACCACATAGTTATCCACAATTTCCGCATCAGTAAAGCCAGACACCCCCCTCCCTATTGCTCATGCTTCTCCCAAAACCACCCATTGTATTAACATTGTTACTCTCCCAGGAGAACTAAAGAATATCTGCACACCTGATACAAACAGATACCGACATCAAAATCATACTGGTACACAActctggtaaaaaaaattacaacatATAAGCAAGTAATgcgataaaaataaatcattaTTTATGCAAATGAATAACTAGAAGAGCCCATCAAAAATCTAAAAACAATAGACAATCAGACAAAAATTGCAACCCCAAAGAAAATCCCACAAACTACTACATTCGTAAGAAAACATACCTCTAATCATATTCATCACCTCCCTGTTCAAAAAGATTCCCCATTCCCATGTCTTCTTCTATGTCATTATTTACAAACTTGAGTTGAGCCTCCATTTTAAAGCTGTGCTCTCTACTATTTACAGTCTCAAGCTGAGTCTTTGTTTCTGGGCTGTCATTGCTATTTACAGAGCCCGTGCTTCCTATTGTCATCTGAGGAACACCCCACCCAGTTTCTTCACTACTGTTGTGTTGTTCTGCAAGTCCAGTACCACTGTCACTCATGGTATCAAGAAAGTTTGAACTACTCCTGCCTGAAAGCCTGTCAATTTCAGGTATTGCAGACCTCTGTTCAAAAAGTTTCCCACTGATATTGCTATTCACAGCAGCAACCCTGCGAAAGAAAAGGTACTAAATCATCTACAGCAATATTTACCTTCTCTTTGTGCATCGTAGAGgcaacaaacaattataaaatAGAGACATGCCACAtaagtaaaaaataaatggaTGCATAGAAAGTCTTCTCACCTCGCTGGTTGGAACACTGGAGTCTGAAGATAGTCAAAAACTGGGACCAAATCCTTTGCCCTTGCTTCAATCATGCGAGTTGGAATCCTTTCAATCTCAATTTCTCCGGCAGTGTCACTTTCACCATCCATCTTCACACCTTCCACAATCATCGACTGAAAATATAGCTGGCAAAGAATAACCAAAAGCATAAACACAAACTCAAGGAATTTATATGAATATCATGCATAAGGACAATCTATCACATAGATAGATACCTCATTTTTTGCCCATAGTGGAGCTTGAGTTTCTTGCATCTGCAGTTCAGCTTCTGAAATATACAAATGATTTTTTTCCTCAGGGGTGATCTTTTCTTTTGGGACAGAACTCAAAGCTTCAGGATATACAATGTTGGCCTTCTTCATTCCTTCAGGATATATCTTATTATTGTCTAGATTTCTACTATCCCCATATATGTCAGTGTTATCCTCCTGTTCTCTCCGGTTCTTCTTCTGGCATACGTTCCACTTCTGGATAGCTTCAACTACTAATCTGGCATCACCCTCGTGATCTGACTCATAAGCAGAGTTCAATCCAGTCACAGTTGTTGAATCCAGACCATTTGGCATTCGCAATGCATATTGTATCATGCAACCAGATGGAGAAAATACCAAAAGGTAGTATTTAGCCTTCAAAGAGCTGGACTCAACATGGTAATCATTGGCTTTGCAATTATGGAACGAGGAAGCAATTGCCCCAGAGAAGAAATTCGTCTTGCCAGTGGCAGCGGCAGCAGCACCAGTTACAGTCCCTCTCCAACTATTGTCTCCATTTCTTATTCTACTAACAACAGAAAGTGTAACTGGGGGCCCAGGTGAACAGAGGCTCTGCTGATTAGGCATTTGCAAACCTGAATTAGGTGGCCAACGAACTGCCGATCTAGTTGGGACACCTGATACAGTATATTTTGGATTGAAGCTAGCCTCGGAACTTGGAATATCAACAGGTCCTCCCTGAGGATTTATAGCAAACAGATGGCTAGTCCCCCTAGAGGAACTAACCATAATCCAGTTGCTGTCATCACTGAAACTAATGTCCTGAATGACCTGCAAAGGTAGAGAATATTATTAATATCAAACATGTGATTGTTGTTACCACAAAAGATCATGATGATTCTTACTGCATTTGTCATTCCACGCTGTAGCCTGTAAAGATGTACATGAGATGCATCAGCATCAGTTGAAGAAGAGACTCCAGGAAGTCCAGGCATTATCTTAAAAACATTGATGTTATGCCCCTGAACTGAAGCAGACACTAAAAGCATGCCACTAGGATCAAAGCATAATGCAGAAATTGGACTTTGGTGAGCCCTGAACTGTGCAATAACAGCTTTACTGACGATATCTCTGACAATGACCTGACAAACCAAAAGAAATAATAAGCACAAGGAACCCAAATTGAATCTGAAAAGACCAGGAAAGTGTCATTTACCCCTATTAACTTTATCAAGTCAAAAACAGAATGATTAAATCATGCAAATGATGAGTAAATACCATGCCTAATAGCACGAATATCCTTACATGATCTGCATAGCAGATCGTTGAACTTCATGGAACATAAGAACATTTCCTTTATTCACAATAAGAACATTTTCTAATCAGATTGTACAATGCAAGTGCGCGCTTGTACGCACGATATATTAAAAGGTTCTTCCAAGAAACACTAAATTTCTATCGGGATCAAAATAACGGTTTACAGCTATATTAGCATGAAAGCAAAGGTTTGAGAAGATATACCATTCCAACACTCTCTGTGTCTGTTGACTTGCCATTGACAGTTCTATTGGCTTTCCGAGAAGGATTCCCTGACTGGGGATAAGTAATACTATCAGGTACAAGCTCTGAGTAGAACTGGGACAGCTTCTGAATCCCCATGTCTCCCAAGGTCGCAATCCCAGCAGCTAGTTGCTTGCTTGACTCTTTTGCATAGTGAGCAACCAGGCTACCATTTGAAGGAGAGCTAGCAGAAGGTTCCAGATGTTGTGGATTAACACGCCCAGAACTGGTTACTGCAACAGGACTTCCACTATAAGCTAGCCATCTCTTGCCTACTGCAACAGGTCCACAACCTATACCTCCGGAACCTGGGAATCCCGTAACTATAGGATTGGTAAGAATAGTATATTCCCGCTCTAATGTTGTGGCATCAAAACAGTGTATCTGCAATACACAAAATTAGATACTTGAGCATCGGAGAAAGAGAAATCATTATGACTAAAACTTTGCAAATACAAGTATACCTGAGTTGCTTGAGAAATAGCAATAACTCGAGAACTGCACTTCACAGAATAAACAGCTGATCTGAACTTCAGCACGTGAACATAGGATTGAGATCTCAAGGAAAAAACACGAACAGAAGTTGGCACAAAACTACTGTTCACTTTGTCAGGGCTGTTAGTGGTAACACCGTTGCGAGGGCCAGTgttatcctctttgttattaTCAACAGATATTGACCCATCAGCACAAACAACCAGCAGTGGACGGCTTTCTGCAAACTTGTCATCTGATCTCTTTGAGGCTATTGGTTTAGGTAGCATTTGCATAAATGAAATAGGACCATCATGTGTGGAAATCAGGTCATGGACATTATCTGCTTCTTCAACATCCCAGACCTGGAAACCAGAGCGGTAACCCAGCAGAAGAACTTTACGGCAGACATTTCCCTCCCCCTCTAACTTGTCAAATCCAGCCCAGTTTACCTATATTTTTCCAAAAACAATAGCAATAATGAAAAGGTTAAGACAACAGTTGAATTtcatgaaaaacaaaaggaatAACAATACCATATTTACAGAGTTATTGTCTGATATGAACAAAACAATTTGGtggtatataaaaaaaaaggccaAATCTTGCAGAGAAATGTGAAAGCAAGAATGGATTATATgtattttgtatatttatgcTGAAAGATTAACAATCTCAACAAAAGAAATAGCAATTTAATATCATGGAAAAATCCAAAGAATATACCCAGGCAAGTCCTCCCATCACTTAAAAATTAACAGAATGACATAAATTGTCAAGCAGGCACGTGATATGTGTAGTGCAGACAAAGTCGAATACCGCAATGTATTTTGGTTATCCAAACAGACCAAAATTCAATTTGACCTCTCTTGTCTCCAGCTCTGCCTTCAGTAACTTCTAGTTCTGAGGACAAAGGAGAAGCTCTCTCATACTATAATTTAGGATCAAACTCAAATTGTTGACCGACATGAGTAATCCTTATATCATCTAAATCATACTTGAGAAGAAGTACCTTCATCCTTCTTCAACATATGTCTTACTATACTATTTGAGAATTGGTATGCACATATAAATAGACTGAAATTAGTAACCTTTACTGTAAACCagatttaatattatttcataTAGTACAGCATCGGAAAAGACTGGCCAGCAAAACTTATTCAGATGATCTCAAATCCATCTGAATCATTTCCAGGTGGTCATCTGAGGCAGGAAAGCCATGATCAATTTTAACACACGGCAGGTGAATCAATTTCAATTGGATTAAGAGGAAATGATGGATGGGTGGAGGGATGAAAACCAGAATGATTCATAGCATGAAACATAAAAAAGAATTGGCAAAATCTTTCCAAATCTGTGCAGTCAATTGCAATAGAAATGGCTTAAATTGCAAGATTAATGTCATATGGATCAACACACGTGGAAGATGAAGCGTGCAGCCAACAAGTTACTAAGCAAAATTCATTCAATCTTGCTTACGTATCCAAATATTGATTCAAATAACACGTGTAGGCTAGTGATTACTAAGCAACACAATCTTGAAAATTTCTTCGCAACTCAACACTATAAACAAGCGACAAAATACAAACGGTTGATCCAGATTACAAATTAGAACCTACAAATCCAAACTGCCACTTTCTCAACATACACATGGATATTTGTATTCCGACAAAATCTACTAGATGACTATACCCGGCATGAAAACACCAATTGATAATCAGTCAACAAGGAATAGAATCTCAAGAACCATGCATGCATAAAATCCTAAAATTCTGTGAAGCACACAAGCGATCACAGTTCCGAACAACTGATGCTTTTTGAACCAGCACCGACACTACCAATACTATACCACTCAAACTTACTTGAATCTCATTTTAGTAACACAAAATGTGCATTTGTGTTCTCTTTCCAATTTTAA encodes:
- the LOC126785693 gene encoding autophagy-related protein 18f, which produces MMNDGGRNGGGVSRHGKTNGFIPSSFRALSSYLRIVSSGASTVARSAVSVASSIVERDEDASNDQVNWAGFDKLEGEGNVCRKVLLLGYRSGFQVWDVEEADNVHDLISTHDGPISFMQMLPKPIASKRSDDKFAESRPLLVVCADGSISVDNNKEDNTGPRNGVTTNSPDKVNSSFVPTSVRVFSLRSQSYVHVLKFRSAVYSVKCSSRVIAISQATQIHCFDATTLEREYTILTNPIVTGFPGSGGIGCGPVAVGKRWLAYSGSPVAVTSSGRVNPQHLEPSASSPSNGSLVAHYAKESSKQLAAGIATLGDMGIQKLSQFYSELVPDSITYPQSGNPSRKANRTVNGKSTDTESVGMVIVRDIVSKAVIAQFRAHQSPISALCFDPSGMLLVSASVQGHNINVFKIMPGLPGVSSSTDADASHVHLYRLQRGMTNAVIQDISFSDDSNWIMVSSSRGTSHLFAINPQGGPVDIPSSEASFNPKYTVSGVPTRSAVRWPPNSGLQMPNQQSLCSPGPPVTLSVVSRIRNGDNSWRGTVTGAAAAATGKTNFFSGAIASSFHNCKANDYHVESSSLKAKYYLLVFSPSGCMIQYALRMPNGLDSTTVTGLNSAYESDHEGDARLVVEAIQKWNVCQKKNRREQEDNTDIYGDSRNLDNNKIYPEGMKKANIVYPEALSSVPKEKITPEEKNHLYISEAELQMQETQAPLWAKNELYFQSMIVEGVKMDGESDTAGEIEIERIPTRMIEARAKDLVPVFDYLQTPVFQPARVAAVNSNISGKLFEQRSAIPEIDRLSGRSSSNFLDTMSDSGTGLAEQHNSSEETGWGVPQMTIGSTGSVNSNDSPETKTQLETVNSREHSFKMEAQLKFVNNDIEEDMGMGNLFEQGGDEYD